Proteins encoded by one window of Aptenodytes patagonicus chromosome 9, bAptPat1.pri.cur, whole genome shotgun sequence:
- the TIMM8A gene encoding mitochondrial import inner membrane translocase subunit Tim8 A: MDAPSAAGLGGADPQLQRFIEVETQKQRFQQLVHQMTELCWEKCMDKPGPKLDSRAETCFVNCVERFIDTSQFILNRLEQTQKSKSTFSESLSD, from the exons ATGGACGCGCCGTCCGCCGCCGGGCTGGGCGGCGCCGACCCCCAGCTCCAGCGCTTCATCGAGGTGGAGACGCAGAAGCAGCGCTTCCAGCAGCTGGTGCACCAGATGACCGAGCTCTGCTGG GAGAAGTGCATGGACAAGCCGGGTCCGAAGCTGGACAGCCGGGCCGAGACGTGCTTCGTGAACTGTGTGGAGCGCTTCATCGACACCAGCCAGTTCATCCTGAACCGGCTGGAGCAGACACAGAAGTCCAAGTCGACCTTCTCAGAGAGCCTGTCCGACTGA